Genomic segment of Apostichopus japonicus isolate 1M-3 chromosome 8, ASM3797524v1, whole genome shotgun sequence:
AAATGTTGCGTTACCTTAATTTGTTTTCGCTTGCTATCTCTATTAAGCATAAAAGCAAATagatcattttcatttcactgtAGTATAGTAGTTTCCATGCATGATTACTGCATTTCACCGAGTTAatcccattttcatttttatgaatATGACGACTTTCGTAatgtgatgacgtcatctcaTGTGCGATACAATCTCTTTTGCAAAGGACAATATCAAGTTTGagattcattattattattattattcagagggcgttgtggtcaaatggttaaggcagtgaaattgtgatctaaggattacaggttcgagccctggccagatgaTTGCGTTGTGGCCTTgagcaaggcactttatctccattgcctctcttcacccaggtgtataaatggggacttgcgaggtgacttgtaaatatagttgcgtgcgccggtttgtggctgcaccctatgggaagtcccccaggggacacgtggctgtggtgcactgtggtgccccaggagaggttgtttgaattgtgcacactttggtgtgtaggtgtgacaagttaccaggGTTAAATACAAGCGCATAGAACTTTcggattatgcgctatataacggggtaataacaataataataattattcttTTCGTCTGCTTTCTCAGGTATATCGCGGTGTGTAAACCAATCGTACACCGCAGATTCATCTCATTGAGATGTATCAACAATCTACTTCTAACTCTCTGGCTCATCGTCCTAGTAAATTGTTTCATTACATTCCTGACCAGGATTCTCAGTACGAAGGATGACCCGCAAACGTTTACATGTGATAGCTTCCAATTAGGCGAAGGCAGCGCAGCCAAGGCCTATGAATTGTTCGTGGCATGCTTGATACTTTGTTTTTTCCTCCTTATGGTGTTATGTTATGCCCGTATTTACGTGGTGGCTGTAAAATTCGCGAAGAGAAGGCAAGGTGAAGATGTTGATAGAAGGAAGCAAGTATTTTCAACAACAATAACTACCGCGATAGTGGTCTCGGTGTGCGGTATTTGTTGGTTACCGACTACTGTTAAGTATATTTGTAGGTCTTATTCTTCGTTTAACAAAGAAGGCTTTCTGCTATTATTCATGATCTGTGaaattgtattgtatttcaatTCGGTGATAAATCCTGTCATTTATGGATACCGTATACCGGAATTCAGACGGGCGTACGGTATCGTCCTCACCAGACTGAGAGGCCGGGTAACcgagtgatatatatatatatatatatatatatatataaatatatatataaatatatatatcactatatatatatatcactatatgtatatatatatatcactatatgtatatatatatatatatatataagggtgtccgcatataaagcggaggcccgggttcgatcccggtggaggctggaagttttgtcactgttctggattttttttcaactcacaaccatttcaattatatatatattcatttgcctttgtcgttaaCCTCCATTTCATTGTAAGCAAGGAGTTGCCCAAAATACGTATATCAGCTCCGCAGTTGATTGATGAGAAATGTGGTAGGCTATATAGGTTATGTTTATAAGTCAAGGAGCAAGCTTCTGCTTTCTGCTACAAGGTAATTCGAATACGAATCTACAAATTGGTCAGGCTTAGTTAGTATGTTTAGGACATACACGTCCAAGGGTTCGAATTCCACACATACTTGTGTATAAGTTAAACCTCCCTAACATAACATCGTATTCAACGGCTCTGGTTAATCAATGCATATAAAGGGAAACAGTGTATTCTGAGATAACAGCGATGGTCAGTGAAGATGGTACAGTAAAGCCACTTTGGTGTTTAATAAATATGCTCATAACACTGTTCCCTAGGGTCTATACGTTAACCTTTTTTGAAGGGGTCGTAGAACGAGATCGGCAAAAGAGGCAATTTCTTTTGTAATAATTATACATCTGCACACTGATATTGGCTAGGAGACAGAAAGGGGTGGGCGGACTCCCCAGAAGctgcaaaaaataataataataataataattaattaattagttaataatgaatttaaaaaaattaggCCCTTGTGGAGATCATGAGGATTTCAGTTGAAgtatttgaaaatatagtttTTGTTATCTTGAATCGATTttataggaaaaaaaaaaccctttcaAAGAAGAATTGAACCTTTATATGATCAGTATCTGGAAAATGTGTACATGACGTAAATTAA
This window contains:
- the LOC139971063 gene encoding trace amine-associated receptor 6-like, yielding MENVTRYKILVSTHGNSTIAGQLSPDNEISVSLNVPIFAGVSYLMINFVIWIAIILGNLLVVESFRTEHSLRKSGTNMILFSMAVTDLLTGAIGLPLHVTGRILKSSLTCSSATRALMFLPGFFFCGLSLAHILFLAVERYIAVCKPIVHRRFISLRCINNLLLTLWLIVLVNCFITFLTRILSTKDDPQTFTCDSFQLGEGSAAKAYELFVACLILCFFLLMVLCYARIYVVAVKFAKRRQGEDVDRRKQVFSTTITTAIVVSVCGICWLPTTVKYICRSYSSFNKEGFLLLFMICEIVLYFNSVINPVIYGYRIPEFRRAYGIVLTRLRGRVTE